Proteins found in one Pelmatolapia mariae isolate MD_Pm_ZW linkage group LG7, Pm_UMD_F_2, whole genome shotgun sequence genomic segment:
- the sspn gene encoding sarcospan — MRQAQKDSSDKKEGKKKREESPTPDDGHKCRVCRFPLLIALLQLLLGVAVTAVAFLMLAISPSLLARETPHWAGIILCLVSILGFVLYCITYVPDERTSKQFIVKLLYFVLCMIGLVISVLVMAFAAHHYEQTSSFICEQEVEACVCILDKEDLLARTFTYEGVSDCEVITGTLTLYFLIQIFLNLAQALICAVGAFIMWKHRYQVFFAGLQIGSPSTQQWQKV; from the exons ATGAGACAGGCACAGAAAGATTCCTCAGACAAGAAGGAGGGcaagaagaagagagaagagagCCCAACACCAGACGATGGCCATAAGTGCAGAGTCTGTCGTTTCCCTCTGCTCATCGCTCTGCTCCAGCTGCTGTTGGGGGTGGCTGTCACAGCCGTGGCCTTCCTTATGCTGGCTATCAGTCCCTCACTTTTGGCCAGGGAGACTCCACACTGGGCTGGGATCATT CTGTGTTTAGTTTCCATCCTGGGCTTTGTCCTGTACTGTATCACCTATGTCCCTGATGAGAGAACGTCGAAGCAATTCATTGTCAAG CTCCTGTATTTTGTCCTGTGCATGATTGGCCTGGTCATCTCTGTGCTGGTCATGGCGTTTGCTGCCCACCATTACGAGCAAACCAGCAGCTTCATCTGTGAGCAGGAGGTAGAAGCCTGCGTCTGCATACTCGATAAAGAAGATCTACTAGCTCGCACCTTCACTTACGAGGGAGTCAGTGACTGCGAGGTGATCACCGGTACACTCACACTTTACTTCCTGATCCAGATCTTCCTCAATCTGGCCCAAGCGCTCATCTGTGCCGTTGGTGCCTTCATCATGTGGAAGCACCGCTATCAGGTCTTCTTTGCTGGTCTTCAGATTGGCTCTCCCTCAACCCAGCAGTGGCAGAAAGTTTAA
- the bhlhe41 gene encoding class E basic helix-loop-helix protein 41 isoform X2, translated as MDERIPHLQDRQFMEHADFLGVDYPSLYMCKSKRGIKREDGGKDAYKLPHRLIEKKRRDRINECIGQLKDLLPEHLKLSTLGHLEKAVVLELTLKHLNALTAVTEQQHQKIIALQNGDRSMKSSIHADLDAFHSGFQACAKEVLQYLSQFENWTAREQRCAQLINHLHKVLAQFQPGAQPLQHQLPAGDAQDGQKSDSQANCVPVIQRTQGGELNENDTDTDSGYGGEAEKSDCKDKECERNKAQGPKAVKIKQEFGDERAAKKPKMSWPGNGAGGADLTRPDVAFMNSLMGISSVGQQTPICMPFYFINPSAAASYMPFFDKNNIEKYMYPAAAALASPFPWLYPAHASAAAAAAAAAAFPGLSAHFGAASQSKDSPSLDTDGSLEADAGSPEEREESPASDDGEGDVGDASQESKSSSHDQFSGCQRS; from the exons ATGGATGAACGAATACCGCATTTACAGGACAGGCAGTTCATGGAGCACGCGGATTTCTTGGG GGTGGATTACCCCTCGCTCTACATGTGTAAATCCAAAAGAGGAATAAAACGAGAGGATGGTGGGAAG GACGCATACAAGTTACCACACCGGTTGATAGAGAAGAAGCGGAGAGACAGAATCAACGAATGTATAGGGCAGCTGAAGGATTTGTTACCCGAACATCTCAAGCTGTCG ACGCTCGGGCACTTGGAGAAGGCAGTCGTCCTGGAGTTAACGCTGAAACACTTAAACGCGCTGACTGCTGTCACTGAGCAGCAGCACCAGAAGATTATTGCTTTGCAGAATG GAGACCGATCGATGAAATCTTCCATTCACGCTGATCTGGATGCGTTCCACTCCGGATTCCAGGCCTGTGCCAAAGAGGTCCTGCAGTACCTGAGTCAGTTTGAGAACTGGACGGCACGGGAGCAGAGGTGCGCGCAGCTGATCAACCACCTTCACAAGGTACTGGCGCAGTTCCAGCCCGGCGCGCAGCCACTACAACACCAGCTGCCCGCCGGGGACGCACAGGATGGTCAGAAATCTGACAGCCAAGCCAACTGTGTCCCCGTCATCCAGAGGACCCAGGGTGGAGAGCTCAACGAGAATGACACAGACACGGACAGTGGATACGGGGGCGAGGCAGAAAAGAGCGACTGCAAAGATAAAGAATGTGAGCGCAATAAGGCGCAGGGACCAAAGGCAGTGAAAATCAAGCAAGAATTCGGAGATGAGCGGGCTGCCAAAAAACCAAAGAtgagctggcctgggaacggaGCAGGGGGCGCAGACCTCACCAGGCCCGACGTGGCGTTTATGAACTCTCTGATGGGAATAAGCAGTGTGGGACAGCAGACACCGATTTGCATGCCTTTCTACTTCATTAACCCCTCAGCCGCTGCTTCTTACATGCCTTTTTTCGACAAGAACAACATTGAAAAGTACATGTACCCTGCGGCGGCCGCCCTTGCTTCCCCTTTCCCTTGGCTATATCCCGCTCACGCCTCAGCGGCTGCGGCGGCGGCCGCTGCTGCCGCGTTCCCCGGCCTGTCTGCGCACTTTGGAGCCGCTTCTCAGTCCAAGGACTCACCCTCTCTAGACACCGACGGGTCACTCGAGGCTGACGCGGGCTCACCTGAGGAGCGCGAGGAGAGTCCCGCTAGTGACGACGGAGAGGGTGACGTAGGCGACGCGTCCCAGGAGAGCAAGAGTAGCTCACACGACCAGTTTTCTGGGTGTCAGAGGAGCTAA
- the bhlhe41 gene encoding class E basic helix-loop-helix protein 41 isoform X1, whose product MDERIPHLQDRQFMEHADFLGVDYPSLYMCKSKRGIKREDGGKQDAYKLPHRLIEKKRRDRINECIGQLKDLLPEHLKLSTLGHLEKAVVLELTLKHLNALTAVTEQQHQKIIALQNGDRSMKSSIHADLDAFHSGFQACAKEVLQYLSQFENWTAREQRCAQLINHLHKVLAQFQPGAQPLQHQLPAGDAQDGQKSDSQANCVPVIQRTQGGELNENDTDTDSGYGGEAEKSDCKDKECERNKAQGPKAVKIKQEFGDERAAKKPKMSWPGNGAGGADLTRPDVAFMNSLMGISSVGQQTPICMPFYFINPSAAASYMPFFDKNNIEKYMYPAAAALASPFPWLYPAHASAAAAAAAAAAFPGLSAHFGAASQSKDSPSLDTDGSLEADAGSPEEREESPASDDGEGDVGDASQESKSSSHDQFSGCQRS is encoded by the exons ATGGATGAACGAATACCGCATTTACAGGACAGGCAGTTCATGGAGCACGCGGATTTCTTGGG GGTGGATTACCCCTCGCTCTACATGTGTAAATCCAAAAGAGGAATAAAACGAGAGGATGGTGGGAAG CAGGACGCATACAAGTTACCACACCGGTTGATAGAGAAGAAGCGGAGAGACAGAATCAACGAATGTATAGGGCAGCTGAAGGATTTGTTACCCGAACATCTCAAGCTGTCG ACGCTCGGGCACTTGGAGAAGGCAGTCGTCCTGGAGTTAACGCTGAAACACTTAAACGCGCTGACTGCTGTCACTGAGCAGCAGCACCAGAAGATTATTGCTTTGCAGAATG GAGACCGATCGATGAAATCTTCCATTCACGCTGATCTGGATGCGTTCCACTCCGGATTCCAGGCCTGTGCCAAAGAGGTCCTGCAGTACCTGAGTCAGTTTGAGAACTGGACGGCACGGGAGCAGAGGTGCGCGCAGCTGATCAACCACCTTCACAAGGTACTGGCGCAGTTCCAGCCCGGCGCGCAGCCACTACAACACCAGCTGCCCGCCGGGGACGCACAGGATGGTCAGAAATCTGACAGCCAAGCCAACTGTGTCCCCGTCATCCAGAGGACCCAGGGTGGAGAGCTCAACGAGAATGACACAGACACGGACAGTGGATACGGGGGCGAGGCAGAAAAGAGCGACTGCAAAGATAAAGAATGTGAGCGCAATAAGGCGCAGGGACCAAAGGCAGTGAAAATCAAGCAAGAATTCGGAGATGAGCGGGCTGCCAAAAAACCAAAGAtgagctggcctgggaacggaGCAGGGGGCGCAGACCTCACCAGGCCCGACGTGGCGTTTATGAACTCTCTGATGGGAATAAGCAGTGTGGGACAGCAGACACCGATTTGCATGCCTTTCTACTTCATTAACCCCTCAGCCGCTGCTTCTTACATGCCTTTTTTCGACAAGAACAACATTGAAAAGTACATGTACCCTGCGGCGGCCGCCCTTGCTTCCCCTTTCCCTTGGCTATATCCCGCTCACGCCTCAGCGGCTGCGGCGGCGGCCGCTGCTGCCGCGTTCCCCGGCCTGTCTGCGCACTTTGGAGCCGCTTCTCAGTCCAAGGACTCACCCTCTCTAGACACCGACGGGTCACTCGAGGCTGACGCGGGCTCACCTGAGGAGCGCGAGGAGAGTCCCGCTAGTGACGACGGAGAGGGTGACGTAGGCGACGCGTCCCAGGAGAGCAAGAGTAGCTCACACGACCAGTTTTCTGGGTGTCAGAGGAGCTAA